In Nodularia sp. LEGE 06071, the genomic window TGGCCGCTGCGGAACGCGTAAAGGTAACAACTATAATATGACGGCGAGAAGAAGGACGTGATTCAGCAGAGATTTGGTATTGACGGGCGATCGCGATCGCCACTGCTGCGGCCATCCCAGTGGATTTACCAGCCCCAGGAACAGCGGAAATAGCCAATGGGCCAGATTGCCAATCAGCCATTTGTTGTTGTCCTGGGCGTAGACTATTGCGGATGGACAAAATCTTTGATTGTAATTGTGACTGGAGAGACTCTTGAGGCACAGTAGCCGTAAAATGAGCGTCTGACATAAAGTTTTAGATTTTAAATGAAATTATCAAATCGCAGAATAAAGCAGAAAGTCATCTGTATTTATCTGTGGTTAATTATTTTTTGATGTCCCTGTGGTAATAAATTTTCCCAATGAATAAATAATGAGAAATCGCAAACCGTATCTACATTATCTAGGTTTAGCTGGTGCGATCGCACTTGGTGCTGTCTTGCGCTTTTGGCATTTAGACTTAAAACCTCTGTGGATGGATGAGGTAATTACTGCTATTTTCAGTTTGGGGAAAAATTACCATGATTTGCCCTTAGATATCTTATTTCCTCTGCAACGCGTCACAGAAATTTTTACTTTCCAGCCAGGGGTTAGCTGTAATCAAATTGCCGAAAATCTAGCTAATCAGTCTACTCATCCGCCGTTGTTTTTTTGTGGAATGTACAGTTGGTTAGGATGGATGACTCCCTTGGGTTCAGAGTGGGTGGCAAAATTGCGATCGCTACCTGCTGTATTTGGTGTGAGTGCGATCGCCGCAATTTATGGAATCAACCGCATTGCTTTTTACCCTGGATCGGGAATCATCGCCGCATTAATTATGGCTATTTCTCCCTTTGCTGTTTACCTTTCCCAAGAAGCACGCCACTACACTATGCCCATGTTCCTGATCAGTTTAGCCTTATTAGGACTAATACAAATTCAGCAGGATATTTTTGAGCAGCAACGCCTGAGACTTTGGGTGGTGATTTTATGGTCAATTGTGAATAGTATTGGTCTGTATGTACACTACTTTTTCATTTTGGCTTTCATTGCCGAAATTATCACATTAGTTGTCTTGATCTATTGGGGTAATATTAAAATACTGAAACAACGCCAAATTTGCCTGACTTTAATTATATCAATTAGTGGAATTATAATTAGTTTCCTTCCTTGGGTGCGGGTAATTTTCATTCATTTTCAGAGTGCTGAAACCAATTGGTTACCTGCTACCATGCACATCGCACCACTATATCAAACTTTAATTAGTTGGATATTAATGGTGATTGCTCTACCTGTGGAAAACCAGCCGCTGTTAATTACAGCTATCTGTGGCTTCTTGATGGTAACTTTTGCTATTTGGTTAGGGTGGCAGGTATGCCAAGGTTTAAAATTACTGTGGTTAGATAATATAACTCATTTAGCAACATTAACGCTTTTAAGTTTTACTATTGTTGTGTTAATTGAATTTTTTGCTATAGCCTATTTATTAGGTAAAGATATCACTATTATTCCCCGCTATAACTTTGTTTATTATCCCAGCTTTTGCGCTTTGTTAGCAGCTAGCATTAGCAAAATGCACAAGTCAAAATTGATCATTTTGCTCGTTGGTATGCTCAGTTGTATTTTTGTAGTTTCTAACTTAGTCTTTCAAAAGCCTTTCCAGCCTGAACAAACTGCCCAAAACATGAATCTAGAACCCTCTGTCCCTCTGATGCTGGTGGTGGGATACAACAATTACCAGGATGTGGCGTTGGGATTAAGTTTTGCTTTGGCATTAGAAAAAGTTAGGAGTAATACAAACGCGGCTGTTCCAGTTAATGTCAATAACTCCGATAGTTTTGCTTTCTTACACAAATCTCTTAATTCACCTGCTTTCTGGAACCAGCTTGATGAAATGCCAACACCAACAACATCTCAGATGAATTTATGGATAGTTGCTCCAGGGATGAGAAGACGTGATTATCCCCAGCAGGTGGCGCTATCTGGGGATGGTGTTTGTACTATAGACACGACACAACACTATCGCATAGGTATTCCCTATCAGCTTTATCGGTGCAAATAAAGATTAGCCGTTAGTTTTTTGACTTCCCACTCCCCATTTCCTACTTAATTATTCGTCAATTTGCCAGGAGTCTTTGCTGATCACATCATCGAAAATTTTCTTAGGACGCACAATGACAATAAGTCGCCCCAGCAGAGGAATTTCTGGTTCGGTTTCAAACCACTGAAAGTCTAATTCACCGTTGTGTTCAACAACGAAGTAGCTGGAGTCATCCCATTGGCGTTGCGCGCGATCTACAGCCACCATGACTGGTTTGGGCAGATTTTTTTCCTGATTGGGAAGGCGATCGCTACTACAGAAAATCGCTACGGGGTCTTCTGCACTCAATAATACTTGCCAACCTGGTAATGGAACCCAAGCCTGTTCGCCGGCAAACTTGACTAAACCAAATGGCTCAATGGTTTCTACCATCGGCACACTTTGCAAGTCTTGTCGTGTCAAGGGGAACTCGCCCACCACTGGGACAATGCGAGGCAATTCTTCTTCCGACTCAAATCGATAAAAAGGGAGAATGGGCGCTGAACGCTGAGAAACTACCGTAAAATCAACGAGTAACTGTTCAATTTGCTTCCTAGCTGTGGGCGTGTGAGCAAAACGTAAACCTTTAGCAATGAAACGCGATCGCTCTTGCAAATCTGTATATTGCCGTGCTAGTTTCCAAGCTTGATAAGCAACTGCATCCCCAGGATGGGCAGTAAAACCTTCTGGTAAACGTGGAAAACGAGAGAAATCTTTAATTGCTTTTGCTACTTCTCGCGCTTCCTCAAGATCGAGTTTGTGGATAAAGGTCAGTTCCGCCGCCGCAGCTCGTTCTTCGTGGGTCAGCAAGCGGAGTTCATACAAAACATCACTACCTCGTGTCGTGTAGTGCGATCGCGTGGCTTCGGAAGCACCACCTTCTGCTAAAGAATGATACACTTGGGAGCCAACAATTACCTGATTTTGTTGAATTGGCTCAAATCCAGTTTCCTCAAAAATTACCTGGGGATTGTAACCAGCTTTTTGCAAGGAGGCGATCGCTACTCCCCACTCCACCCAGGTACCTTGTTTTTGCCTCAGCTTGCGTAGTAACTCTTTGATTACATCGTCGTTAACAGCATTTTCAGGATTTTGAGCATTGTCAGATAAGTTAGTCATAATTCTGGCGTGGGAGCTTCAACTTGAGAGGGTGAGTAATTTTTCTTCAGGAAATCTTATTGTAATCTTTAATAGTTAACTATCTCTACGCCCCTCGCTGGCGGGTAAAAGCTAGGATGTGGGGGATTTTTCAGCTAGGTAATCACACACACAGTATAAAAAAGTTAATAAAGTATTTAAAGTTCAGTACAAAACAGGCTTGGAACTTTTGACTGCTAATGAGTAACATTTATTTGTACTCAGTAAGTGAGTATGGAAAAACCAAACTATATTACGACTCGTAAACACCCATGAAACCCTTACCAATGACCAATGATTTACCCTGAGCGTAGCCGAAGGGCAAAGGACAAATGACGACCACCGCCAGTTAACTTTATTTACGCCCACCTACTTAACCTAACTCTACCTAAGAAATTAAACTTACTCACAATAAGTTTCAACTATGCCTAATTACAGTCGTAAATTCACGCCAGGGCTGCTGGCTCTTCTCAATTAATCTTGGTACAGAATATAACATAATGGCTAATACTGATAGTAATTATCTCATGGATAATCCCATTGCTGAAACTCATACAAGTCCCGGTCAATTATCAACTTTGGCAAAGCCAACAAAACTCAAAATCCTTGTAGTTGATGATGAGCCGGATAATCTCGATTTGCTTTATCGCACATTTCGGCGGGAATTTAATGTCCTCAAAGCCGATAGTGGGATCAATGCTCTCAAAGTATTGGCAGCAGAAGGGGAAGTAGCGGTGATTATCTCCGATCAGAGGATGCCAGAAATGAAAGGAACTGAGTTTCTCAGCAAGAC contains:
- a CDS encoding glycosyltransferase family 39 protein; this translates as MRNRKPYLHYLGLAGAIALGAVLRFWHLDLKPLWMDEVITAIFSLGKNYHDLPLDILFPLQRVTEIFTFQPGVSCNQIAENLANQSTHPPLFFCGMYSWLGWMTPLGSEWVAKLRSLPAVFGVSAIAAIYGINRIAFYPGSGIIAALIMAISPFAVYLSQEARHYTMPMFLISLALLGLIQIQQDIFEQQRLRLWVVILWSIVNSIGLYVHYFFILAFIAEIITLVVLIYWGNIKILKQRQICLTLIISISGIIISFLPWVRVIFIHFQSAETNWLPATMHIAPLYQTLISWILMVIALPVENQPLLITAICGFLMVTFAIWLGWQVCQGLKLLWLDNITHLATLTLLSFTIVVLIEFFAIAYLLGKDITIIPRYNFVYYPSFCALLAASISKMHKSKLIILLVGMLSCIFVVSNLVFQKPFQPEQTAQNMNLEPSVPLMLVVGYNNYQDVALGLSFALALEKVRSNTNAAVPVNVNNSDSFAFLHKSLNSPAFWNQLDEMPTPTTSQMNLWIVAPGMRRRDYPQQVALSGDGVCTIDTTQHYRIGIPYQLYRCK
- a CDS encoding RuBisCO accumulation factor 1, whose amino-acid sequence is MTNLSDNAQNPENAVNDDVIKELLRKLRQKQGTWVEWGVAIASLQKAGYNPQVIFEETGFEPIQQNQVIVGSQVYHSLAEGGASEATRSHYTTRGSDVLYELRLLTHEERAAAAELTFIHKLDLEEAREVAKAIKDFSRFPRLPEGFTAHPGDAVAYQAWKLARQYTDLQERSRFIAKGLRFAHTPTARKQIEQLLVDFTVVSQRSAPILPFYRFESEEELPRIVPVVGEFPLTRQDLQSVPMVETIEPFGLVKFAGEQAWVPLPGWQVLLSAEDPVAIFCSSDRLPNQEKNLPKPVMVAVDRAQRQWDDSSYFVVEHNGELDFQWFETEPEIPLLGRLIVIVRPKKIFDDVISKDSWQIDE